One Rosa chinensis cultivar Old Blush chromosome 5, RchiOBHm-V2, whole genome shotgun sequence genomic region harbors:
- the LOC112203105 gene encoding phenylacetaldehyde synthase, with translation MGSLPFLHDPLENSSSHLTKALDTEEFRKQGHMVIDFIADYYQNIEKYPVLSRVEPGYLKKCLPESAPYNPESIQTILQDVKDHIIPGLTHWQSPNFFAYFSSTASTAGFLGEMLITGFNVVGFNWVSSPAATELEHMVMDWLADMLQLPKSFHFSGNGGGVLHGSTCEAIVCTMAAARDQMLSRIGSENLGKLVVYGSDQTHSTLQKATQIVGINPENFRAIKTTKSTGFALSPAMLRLTISSDRAKGLVPLFLCATMGTTATTAIDPLGAVCNVAKDYGMWVHVDAAYAGSACICPEFRHFIDGVEGANSFSFNPHKWLFTAMDCCCLWVENPSALINSLSTNLEYLRNKASDTKQVVDYKNWQIALSRRFRALKLWLVLRSYGVANLRKFIRSHVKIAKIFEGLVRMDNRFEIVVPRNFSLVCFRISLSAIVSDDHYDGEEYNMVNEINCKLLEAINASGSVFMTHAVVGGVYVLRCAVGATLTEEKHIREAWKAVQGQAHTILSACIVDSA, from the coding sequence ATGGGCAGCCTCCCGTTCCTCCATGATCCACTTGAAAACAGCTCTTCCCACCTGACCAAAGCCCTAGACACTGAAGAGTTCAGGAAACAAGGCCATATGGTCATAGACTTCATTGCAGATTATTACCAAAACATAGAAAAATACCCGGTTCTAAGCCGAGTAGAACCCGGGTATTTGAAAAAATGCCTACCAGAGTCTGCTCCATATAATCCTGAATCGATACAAACCATACTCCAAGATGTTAAAGATCACATTATTCCCGGCCTAACACATTGGCAAAGTCCCAATTTTTTCGCATACTTTTCTTCGACTGCAAGCACTGCTGGGTTTCTTGGCGAAATGCTCATAACTGGGTTCAATGTAGTGGGGTTCAATTGGGTTTCCTCGCCGGCTGCAACCGAGCTCGAACACATGGTCATGGATTGGCTCGCAGACATGCTTCAGCTTCCCAAGTCGTTTCATTTCTCTGGTAACGGTGGCGGTGTGTTACATGGGAGTACTTGCGAAGCCATTGTTTGCACAATGGCAGCTGCCAGGGACCAAATGCTAAGCCGAATTGGTAGCGAGAATTTGGGAAAGCTTGTTGTGTATGGTTCAGACCAAACACATAGCACACTTCAAAAAGCTACCCAAATTGTTGGAATCAACCCGGAGAACTTCAGGGCCATCAAGACTACAAAGTCAACTGGATTTGCACTATCACCTGCAATGCTAAGACTGACAATAAGTTCAGACAGAGCAAAAGGGCTAGTGCCACTTTTTCTATGTGCCACAATGGGCACAACCGCAACCACTGCTATAGATCCATTGGGGGCAGTGTGCAATGTAGCCAAAGATTATGGCATGTGGGTTCATGTGGATGCTGCATATGCAGGAAGTGCTTGCATTTGTCCAGAGTTTCGTCATTTCATTGATGGCGTTGAGGGTGCAAACTCATTTAGTTTCAACCCGCATAAATGGTTATTTACTGCAATGGACTGTTGCTGCCTTTGGGTTGAGAACCCAAGTGCATTAATAAATTCACTGTCGACGAATCTAGAGTATTTGAGGAACAAAGCCAGTGATACAAAGCAAGTTGTGGACTACAAAAACTGGCAAATAGCACTAAGCCGGAGGTTCCGGGCATTGAAGCTATGGCTTGTGCTAAGAAGCTACGGCGTGGCTAACCTTAGAAAATTTATTCGAAGCCATGTCAAAATAGCCAAGATTTTTGAAGGgcttgtgagaatggacaataGGTTTGAAATTGTGGTTCCTAGAAACTTCTCCTTGGTCTGTTTCAGGATTTCACTATCCGCAATAGTTAGTGATGATCATTATGATGGTGAGGAGTACAATATGGTAAACGAGATCAATTGCAAGTTGCTGGAGGCCATCAATGCATCAGGCTCTGTGTTCATGACTCATGCTGTGGTTGGAGGTGTCTACGTGCTACGGTGCGCAGTTGGTGCAACTCTAACTGAGGAAAAGCACATTCGAGAGGCCTGGAAGGCGGTGCAAGGCCAGGCACATACAATTCTCTCAGCATGTATTGTTGACTCTGCATAA
- the LOC112202480 gene encoding mediator of RNA polymerase II transcription subunit 19a, translating into MKLDQLFENTPYMRERNANIHPFDLGMLSEAFRIKETTPVHLPSAEKGIRTSVVKSKGELEDKERKHKKNKDKDKDRKKHKKRRKDNLGDADYSNKNVTNGLKTVQLKEQPDMFIQKRRLNGYEDLSVRENKRVRIQR; encoded by the exons ATGAAATTGGATCAGCTATTTGAGAACACCCCTTATATGAGAGAAAGGAATGCAAACATACATCCTTTCGATTTGGGTATGCTTAGTGAAGCTTTCCGAATAAAGGAGACAACTCCTGTTCATTTACCTTCC GCCGAGAAAGGGATTCGTACCTCAGTGGTGAAGTCAAAGGGTGAGTTAGAAGACAAGGAAAGGAAGcataaaaagaacaaagacaAGGATAAGGATCGTAAGAAGCACAAAAAACGTCGCAAGGACAACCTCGGTGATGCTGATTACAGCAATAAGAATGTTACTAATGGCTTGAAAACTGTGCAGTTGAAGGAACAGCCAGATATG TTCATTCAGAAGAGGAGGCTCAATGGTTATGAAGATCTTTCTGTCCGTGAAAATAAAAGAGTGAG AATCCAAAGATAA
- the LOC112168249 gene encoding BAG family molecular chaperone regulator 3 has translation MMKRRSTPYGRDMPSSTTKDEEVEWEMRPGGMLVQKRVDKSSDVAPVPNLRLRIAFGALRYEISASSQSTFGELKKVLTAETGLQPGDQRLIFRGKERENREYLDMCGVKDRSKVMLIEDPASIERRANDMRRKAKIQTAHRAISDVCLEVDKLAEQVSAIEKSISNGVRVPEVQITTLIEMLMRQAIKLDNISAEGDASAQKSLQGKRVQKCVETLDAMKISNAKVKPVVVTTKWETFDPPPTTAKWEFFD, from the exons ATGATGAAGAGAAGGTCGACTCCGTACGGCAGGGACATGCCGTCTTCTACGACCAAGGACGAGGAAGTTGAGTGGGAAATGAGACCGGGAGGAATGTTGGTCCAGAAAAGAGTCGACAAGTCATCTGACGTTGCCCCGGTTCCGAACTTACGGCTTCGGATTGCTTTCGGTGCTCTCCGGTACGAGATCTCCGCCAGCTCTCAATCCACCTTTG GGGAGTTGAAGAAGGTTCTTACGGCAGAGACGGGGTTACAGCCCGGAGACCAGAGGCTAATATTCAGGGGAAAAGAGCGAGAAAACAGGGAGTACTTGGACATGTGCGGAGTCAAAGACCGATCAAAAGTCATGCTAATCGAGGACCCAGCGAGCATCGAGAGAAGAGCCAATGACATGCGGAGGAAAGCGAAGATCCAGACCGCTCATCGCGCCATCTCGGACGTGTGCTTGGAGGTCGACAAGCTCGCGGAGCAG GTCTCTGCTATTGAAAAATCTATCTCAAATGGAGTCAGGGTACCAGAAGTTCAGATCACCACACTAATTGAGATGCTTATGAGACAAGCAATCAAGCTGGACAACATTTCTGCAGAAGGagatgcttctgctcaaaagagTTTGCAG GGCAAGAGGGTGCAGAAATGTGTTGAAACTCTTGATGCGATGAAGATATCAAATGCAAAGGTAAAGCCTGTGGTTGTGACAACCAAGTGGGAAACCTTTGATCCTCCTCCGACTACAGCCAAATGGGAATTCTTTGATTAA
- the LOC112166862 gene encoding pentatricopeptide repeat-containing protein At4g21065, whose amino-acid sequence MLPKQPSLTHTISTTITHHNPVSSLSSPTRPQNPLPFILQKCIALLQSCASSNSKLKQIHAFSLRHGVALSNPDMGKHLIFTAVSLSSPMSFAHQVFSQIQWPNVFTWNTMIRGYAESQNPMPVIQLYHQMRVNSVEPDTHTYPFLLKAVAKLLNVREGEKIHSIALRNGLESLVFVKNALLHLYAVCGQVESAYEVFESMSERDLVAWNSVINGFSLNGRPNEALTIFREMSLEGVEPDGFTMVSLLCACAELGALALGGRVHVYMLKAGLTRNAHASNALLDVYAKCGSIREAQKVFEEMEERSVVSWTALVVGLAVNGFGKEALELFKEFKREGLVPTEITFVGVLYACSHCGMVDEGFEYFRVMKEEYRIVPRIEHYGCMVDLLARAGLVKEAYEYIKDMPVHPNAVIWRTLLGACTIHGQSALGEIARGHILQLEPRHSGDYVLISNLYASERRWSDVQKVRRTMLSEGVKKTPGYSIVELRNRVFEFTMGDRSHAQSDEIYAKLVEITKLLKQKGYVPHTENVLADIEEEEKENALSYHSEKIAIAFMLLVTAPGIPIRIWKNLRVCADCHLAFKLISKVYDREIVVRDRSRFHHFRDGSCSCSDYW is encoded by the coding sequence ATGCTCCCAAAGCAGCCCTCACTCACCCACACAATCTCAACTACCATAACTCATCACAACCCAGTTTCAAGCTTGtcttccccaacccgcccacaAAATCCACTCCCCTTCATCCTCCAAAAATGCATTGCTCTCCTGCAAAGCTGTGCCTCCTCCAATTCCAAACTCAAACAAATCCACGCCTTCTCTTTACGACATGGCGTCGCTCTCTCCAACCCAGATATGGGCAAACACCTCATCTTCACCGCAGTGTCACTCTCATCCCCAATGTCCTTTGCCCACCAAGTGTTCTCCCAAATCCAATGGCCCAATGTGTTCACATGGAACACCATGATTAGAGGCTACGCCGAGAGCCAAAACCCAATGCCTGTAATTCAACTCTACCACCAAATGCGTGTGAATTCTGTCGAACCCGATACGCATACATACCCTTTTCTCTTGAAGGCTGTGGCTAAGTTGTTAAATGTGAGAGAGGGTGAGAAGATACATTCCATTGCTCTGAGAAATGGGCTGGAGTCGTTGGTCTTTGTTAAGAACGCTTTGCTTCACTTGTACGCCGTTTGTGGGCAGGTGGAGAGTGCATACGAGGTGTTTGAGTCAATGTCTGAGAGAGACCTGGTGGCTTGGAACTCTGTGATTAATGGGTTTTCTTTGAATGGAAGGCCCAATGAGGCTCTGACTATATTTAGGGAGATGAGTTTGGAGGGTGTTGAGCCGGATGGGTTCACCATGGTTAGCTTGTTGTGCGCTTGTGCCGAGCTTGGAGCTTTGGCTTTGGGTGGGAGGGTTCATGTGTATATGTTGAAGGCGGGTTTGACAAGGAATGCGCATGCTAGTAATGCGCTTCTGGATGTTTATGCAAAGTGTGGAAGCATAAGGGAGGCGCAGAAGGTGTTTGAAGAAATGGAGGAGAGGAGTGTGGTTTCGTGGACTGCTTTGGTTGTTGGGTTGGCTGTTAATGGGTTTGGTAAGGAAGCATTGGAGCTTTTTAAAGAGTTTAAAAGAGAGGGATTGGTGCCAACTGAGATAACTTTTGTTGGGGTTCTGTATGCCTGTAGTCATTGCGGGATGGTTGATGAAGGGTTTGAGTACTTTAGAGTGATGAAAGAGGAGTATCGGATTGTGCCCAGAATAGAACATTATGGTTGCATGGTTGATTTGTTAGCTAGAGCAGGCTTGGTGAAAGAAGCGTATGAATACATTAAGGACATGCCTGTTCACCCCAATGCTGTTATTTGGAGGACCTTATTAGGAGCATGCACCATACATGGGCAATCGGCTCTAGGGGAGATTGCAAGAGGCCACATCCTGCAGTTAGAACCTAGACATAGTGGGGATTATGTGCTGATCTCCAATCTCTACGCATCTGAGCGTCGATGGTCGGATGTGCAAAAGGTGAGGAGGACAATGCTTAGTGAAGGTGTGAAGAAAACTCCGGGCTATAGTATTGTTGAGTTAAGGAACAGAGTTTTCGAGTTTACTATGGGTGACAGATCTCATGCACAAAGTGATGAGATATATGCAAAGCTGGTAGAGATTACAAAATTACTGAAACAGAAAGGTTATGTGCCTCATACGGAGAATGTTCTTGCAGAcatagaggaggaagaaaaagaaaatgcttTGTCCTATCACAGTGAAAAAATTGCAATTGCATTCATGCTCCTAGTTACCGCACCAGGCATACCAATTAGGATTTGGAAGAATTTGAGAGTTTGTGCAGATTGTCATCTTGCATTTAAGCTCATCTCAAAAGTTTATGATCGGGAGATTGTTGTGAGGGATCGTAGCCGATTTCACCATTTTAGAGATGGTTCTTGTTCTTGTAGTGATTACTGGTAA
- the LOC112202170 gene encoding protein BREAST CANCER SUSCEPTIBILITY 1 homolog codes for MGNLAHLEKMGRELKCPICLSLFSSAVSLNCNHVFCNSCIVKSMKSGSNCPVCKIPYQRREVRPAPHMDNLVSIYKSMEDASGVNMFMTQSAPSAKSSDGKQQAEGENPDDQDPPKLSQNRAGNGRTVRGKRSWKTKSNLKNSESVSVKPSFPTKKRVQVPQCPPSETPTRPKQLPGGFIDEKSKEESTTLKEKPVLNEKGEPVLSPFFWLSDKDAENLSQPSSGDQLNDIPSPNVPTFSDIKESDDEDCSRLSPLGKVQGKSSNVADFFDSEMFEWTQRPCSPELFASPSKMQVVDSDQIDRIQVKELKEALLNKKIGEQVTAEKERSGNSRQSSGNLILLPDLPHDKTEDANHQFLCKPSNKRGRQARKIAKRKCATSHMDLVENSSANLKGSEDFYQEHGSKNSDSSMAKAGKRNKKAHPSRLATKPTCESVCILSIGAERQNEGSAEKGLTELPTSLEKNEGSDEAFTQEKAKKICTEINAKNQCRSVRSRKQKVVSMPNILDEVSEIKKQANKNTTTESSHVTVPTDDNRKVSNVKNVSTKLASEAKSSDRELKFNKRVRVSSGDDSKDKEVSEIKKQANKNAPTELPLRNLPTNVSRELSGVRKCAREAKSCDRKTTKKLRVSFDDNSKDEAVIEIREGQHNVNENGNQPSEKSKGNSNARIFTDRSSMQKLPTLKNDVVLRRCDAVTSNIQCAFCLSSEESEASGEMVHYYNGKPVAADHNGGSKVIHSHRNCTEWAPNVYFEDDIAMNLEAELTRSRRIKCCCCGIKGASLGCYEKSCRKSFHVSCAKMTPECRWDSDNFVMLCPIHASSKLPNESSESEARRKKSNPRKQPGADHNKVAVKQDSNICQDLKFCGSSKKLVLCCSTLTNAEQEYVAEFEKLSGVTVLKKWDSSITHIVAPIDENGACRRTLKVLLGILEGKWILSMGWIKACMEAMKLVNEEPYEISVDIYGIRDGPRLGRLRLQNKEPKLFDGLKFYFMGDFVPSYKGYLQDLVIAAGGTVLHRKPVPESQKGSSGSPLECRTFIIFSLELPDQCHPSKKGTIFNQRQADAKSLASSAEANVVSNSWILNSVAACKLQNLS; via the exons ATGGGCAATCTGGCGCACCTCGAGAAAATGGGCAGAGAACTCAAATGCCCAATATG TTTGAGTCTGTTTAGTTCAGCCGTTTCGCTGAATTGCAATCATGTCTTCTGCAA CTCTTGTATTGTGAAATCAATGAAATCTGGTTCCAATTGCCCTGTTTGTAAGATCCCATATCAGCGGAGAG AGGTTCGCCCTGCTCCTCATATGGACAATTTGGTTAGTATTTACAAAAGCATGGAGGATGCTTCGGGTGTTAACATGTTTATGACTCAAAGTGCGCCGTCAGCTAAATCATCAG ATGGAAAGCAGCAAGCTGAAGGTGAGAACCCTGATGATCAAGATCCTCCTAAACTTTCTCAGAATAGAGCTGGGAACGGGAGAACCGTAAGAGGGAAAAGATCATGGAAAACTAAATCCAATCTAAAGAACTCTGAATCTGTTTCGGTTAAGCCTTCATTTCCAACCAAGAAAAGGGTTCAGGTTCCACAATGTCCTCCTTCAGAAACCCCTACACGGCCTAAACAGTTACCGGGTGGTTTTATTGATGAAAAGTCAAAGGAGGAGTCTACAACACTAAAGGAGAAGCCTGTTTTAAATGAAAAGGGAGAACCGGTGCTTTCACCTTTCTTTTGGTTGAGTGACAAAGATGCTGAAAATTTGAGTCAGCCTTCTAGTGGTGATCAGCTTAATGATATTCCATCTCCCAATGTTCCTACTTTCAGTGATATCAAGGAGTCAGATGATGAAGACTGTTCTAGATTGAGCCCACTG GGCAAAGTGCAGGGGAAATCTTCCAATGTTGCTGATTTTTTTGATAGTGAAATGTTCGAATGGACGCAAAGGCCGTGCTCCCCTGAGCTCTTTGCAAGTCCTTCTAAGATGCAG GTTGTGGATAGTGATcaaattgatagaattcaagtgaaGGAACTAAAAGAAGCTTTACTAAACAAGAAAATAGGTGAACAAGTCACTGCTGAAAAAGAAAGGTCCGGAAATTCTAGACAGAGTAGTGGAAACTTAATCTTGCTGCCTGATCTTCCACATGATAAAACTGAAGATGCTAATCATCAATTTCTTTGCAAACCATCTAACAAGAGAGGCAGACAAGCAAGAAAAATAGCTAAAAGAAAGTGTGCTACAAGTCATATGGACCTGGTTGAGAATAGTAGTGCTAATTTGAAGGGTTCTGAAGATTTTTATCAAGAACACGGCTCCAAGAATAGTGACAGTTCTATGGCCAAGGCTGGCAAAAGGAATAAGAAAGCTCATCCGTCTCGGCTCGCAACTAAGCCAACATGTGAAAGTGTTTGCATCCTCTCTATTGGTGCTGAAAGGCAGAATGAAGGCAGTGCTGAGAAGGGGTTAACTGAATTACCTACTTCACTAGAAAAGAATGAAGGCAGTGATGAAGCTTTTACCCAGGAGAAGGCTAAGAAAATATGTACGGAGATAAATGCCAAGAACCAGTGTCGCTCTGTAAGGTCAAGGAAACAAAAGGTGGTCTCTATGCCCAACATACTCGATGAGGTATCGGAAATCAAGAAGCAAGCAAATAAGAATACTACAACTGAGTCGTCCCATGTAACTGTCCCTACAGATGATAACAGGAAAGTCTCTAACGTCAAGAATGTATCCACAAAACTTGCTAGCGAAGCCAAGTCATCTGATCGAGAATTGAAATTCAACAAAAGGGTCAGAGTTTCCTCTGGTGATGACTCAAAGGATAAGGAGGTATCAGAGATCAAGAAGCAAGCAAATAAGAATGCTCCAACTGAGTTGCCCCTTAGAAATCTCCCTACAAATGTTAGCAGGGAACTATCAGGAGTCAGAAAATGTGCTAGAGAAGCCAAGTCATGTGATCGAAAAACTACCAAAAAGTTGAGAGTTTCCTTTGATGACAATTCAAAAGATGAGGCTGTTATTGAGATTCGAGAGGGTCAACATAATGTTAATGAAAATGGTAACCAACCCTCTGAGAAGAGCAAAGGCAATTCCAATGCTAGAATTTTTACTGACCGATCATCAATGCAGAAGCTTCCTACATTGAAGAATGATGTGGTTTTGAGGAGATGTGATGCCGTTACTAGTAACATTCAATGTGCCTTTTGTCTTTCATCAGAAGAATCAGAG GCATCAGGAGAAATGGTTCACTATTATAATGGCAAGCCTGTTGCTGCAGATCACAATGGAGGGTCCAAGGTTATACATTCACACAGGAACTGCACTGAATG GGCTCCCAACGTATATTTTGAAGATGATATTGCTATGAATCTTGAAGCTGAGCTAACTAGAAGTCGTAgaattaaatgttgttgctgtGGAATTAAAGGAGCATCTCTTGGGTGTTATGAGAAGAGTTGTCGTAAGAGCTTTCATGTTAGCTGTGCAAAGATGACTCCTGAATGTCGATGGGATTCT GATAATTTTGTTATGTTATGCCCCATTCATGCCTCTTCTAAGTTGCCAAATGAAAGTTCTGAATCTGAagcaaggaggaagaagagcaaCCCTAGAAA ACAACCTGGTGCTGATCATAATAAAGTTGCTGTTAAACAAGACAGCAATATCTGTCAGGATCTGAAATTTTGTGGATCATCCAAGAAATTGGTTCTCTGTTGTTCAACTCTCACAAATGCAGAGCAG GAATATGTTGCAGAATTTGAAAAATTATCTGGAGTTACAGTCTTAAAGAAGTGGGACTCTAGTATCACACATATTGTTGCGCCAATAGATGAAAATGGAGCATGCAGAAGAACCCTTAAAGTATTGTTGGGAATCTTGGAGGGGAAGTGGATACTGAGCATGGGAT gGATTAAAGCTTGCATGGAAGCCATGAAACTAGTGAATGAGGAGCCTTATGAAATTAGCGTTGACATTTATGGAATCAGGGATGGCCCTCGACTTGGTAGACTAAGACTGCAGAACAAG GAACCAAAGCTTTTTGATGGGCTTAAGTTTTACTTCATGGGAGATTTTGTACCTTCATACAAGGGCTATCTACAAGACCTTGTAATAGCTGCTGGAGGAACTGTTTTGCACAGAAAGCCTGTTCCAGAGAGCCAGAAAGGGTCGTCTGGAAGTCCCCTCGAATGTCGAACCTTCATTATCTTTAGTCTTGAGCTACCTGATCAATGTCATCCTAGCAAGAAGGGTACCATTTTCAACCAAAGGCAGGCGGATGCAAAGTCTTTGGCAAGTTCTGCTGAAGCCAATGTAGTAAGCAATTCATGGATTTTGAACTCTGTTGCAGCCTGCAAGTTACAAAATCTCTCTTAA
- the LOC112202171 gene encoding uncharacterized protein LOC112202171, translated as MMSRIRAFSSPSVLPPSSSTSQIEVRPEDHSFEGIATNVKLLLKLIQDQNEAKDNDARKTQRVAGMISIIDDVKSRIQKSQNGGRKAELRRCNTDLKPHAPPKDKRPHEPITDEKEKLRRSLSASLAARKSLEIMCSSLGKEKEIIATELARKVQEFHGMEEHINDLRVQNEKLLAKVKACAAEHKENKCGGEEESDTYGNAALQERNKELSEQLLKSLDGCRSLKRKIRAAHKENDAIY; from the exons ATGATGAGTCGAATTCGAGCATTTTCGTCTCCTTCAGTATTACCACCATCTTCTTCCACAAGTCAGATAGAAGTCCGGCCAGAAGATCATAGTTTTGAAG GCATTGCTACCAATGTTAAGTTACTATTGAAGCTAATCCAAGATCAGAATGAGGCAAAAGACAATGATGCCAGAAAGACACAAAGAGTGGCTGGAATGATATCAATAATTGATGATGTGAAATCCCGgattcaaaaatctcaaaatggGGGGAGAAAAGCCGAGCTGAGGCGCTGTAATACAGATCTTAAGCCACATGCTCCTCCAAAGGACAAAAGGCCTCACGAGCCAATAACTGATGAGAAGGAGAAATTGAGAAGATCACTAAGTGCAAGCTTGGCAGCAAGAAAGAGCCTAGAAATTATGTGTTCAAGTTTGGGAAAGGAGAAGGAGATTATCGCAACTGAGCTTGCAAGGAAGGTTCAAGAATTTCATGGGATGGAGGAACATATCAATGATCTTAGAGTGCAAAATGAGAAGTTGTTGGCAAAAGTAAAAGCTTGTGCAGCAGAGCACAAAGAGAATAAGTGTGGCGGTGAGGAAGAGAGTGATACCTATGGGAATGCAGCGCTCCAGGAGCGGAACAAGGAACTTTCGGAGCAACTCCTTAAGTCCCTTGATGGGTGTAGATCCCTAAAGAGGAAGATTAGAGCTGCACATAAGGAAAATGATGCAAT ATATTGA
- the LOC112203106 gene encoding uncharacterized protein LOC112203106: MSYEGLEGITVSLNMIDVKPYTPMGEKNKNQEDQNAEGYNSKRIFVGGLPHDLRDEEFKNYFENFGKITDWVVMYDRENNMPRGFGFVTFDSEEAVDDVLRKRFHELNYKSVEAKRAHSKNRNNMLMKPYDCYNLGTFGHCNPYCFSYGASYGYGYRLGYTSDNNIQNFGQYNPYCISYGAHYGYGHTGGFSYGAHYGYGYTGGFVYVPNPYSDLRTPISWAHSIDYGVWGSNFPNSPKSTSRNWTELPDDVTALILSRLGAIEILGTVQKVCMSWRKICKDSLMWHTIDMRNDGYSGVFFSLKMEKICRQAIDRSSGNLVDINVQNFGSDELLKYITNSSPGIKRLRLENCYVTNKGLIEAASKLQLLEDLEISRSPRSYSRQSGQTLEVIGRSCPLLTTFKYNGSWQRFYKRRATNEDALAIAETMHGLRQLQLFGNAVTNDGLAKILDCCPHLESLDLRDCFNLNLGGDLEIRCSKQIKRLQLPDDCPDDDSESTESFGAYDREASDFDFWSGHDITSDSDTEYDDYDVDDDYEFSIGKAKGQFFDFYLK, from the exons ATGTCTTACGAAGGCTTGGAAGGAATCACAGTATCTTTGAACATG ATCGATGTGAAACCATACACCCCAATGggtgagaaaaacaaaaaccaggAGGACCAAAATGCTGAAGGTTATAATTCCAAAAGGATTTTTGTGGGAGGTTTACCACATGATCTAAGAGATGAAGAATTCAAGAACTACTTTGAGAATTTTGGTAAAATTACAGACTGGGTTGTAATGTATGATAGGGAAAACAACATGCCTAGGGGATTTGGATTCGTCACTTTTGATTCAGAGGAGGCTGTGGATGATGTGTTGCGCAAGAGGTTTCATGAATTGAATTATAAGTCTGTGGAGGCAAAGAGGGCTCACTCTAAGAATAGGAATAACATGCTGATGAAACCTTATGATTGCTATAATCTTGGGACTTTCGGGCATTGTAATCCGTATTGCTTTAGTTATGGAGCTTCTTATGGGTATGGATACCGTTTAGGGTATACGTCTGATAATAATATTCAAAATTTTGGGCAGTATAATCCTTATTGCATTAGTTATGGAGCTCATTATGGTTATGGACACACTGGAGGGTTTAGTTATGGAGCTCATTATGGGTATGGATACACTGGAGGGTTTGTGTATGTTCCAAATCCTTATAGTGACCTTCGGACTCCTATTTCTTGGGCACATTCAATTGATTATGGTGTATGGGGTAGCAACTTCCCTAACAGCCCCAAGTCAACTAGCCGAAACTGGACGGAGCTCCCAGATGATGTTACCGCGTTGATATTGTCACGTCTAGGAGCAATCGAGATCTTAGGGACTGTTCAGAAGGTTTGCATGAGTTGGCGCAAAATATGCAAGGACAGTCTTATGTGGCACACAATTGACATGCGCAATGATGGTTATTCTGGAGTTTTTTTCTCCCTAAAGATGGAGAAGATATGCCGCCAGGCCATTGATCGTAGCTCTGGCAATCTGGTTGATATCAATGTGCAGAACTTTGGTAGCGATGAACTTCTCAAGTATATCACTAATAG TTCACCTGGAATCAAACGTCTCCGTTTGGAAAATTGCTATGTGACAAACAAGGGATTAATTGAAGCCGCTTCCAAACTTCAGCTGCTAGAGGACCTTGAAATTTCAAGATCACCAAGGTCATACTCGCGTCAAAGTGGTCAAACTCTAGAAGTGATTGGGCGCTCTTGCCCTCTTTTAACAACATTCAAGTATAATGGCAGCTGGCAGAGATTTTACAAACGTAGGGCTACTAATGAAGATGCACTTGCCATAGCGGAAACAATGCATGGTTTACGCCAATTACAGCTTTTTGGGAATGCAGTGACTAATGATGGCTTGGCGAAGATTCTTGATTGTTGCCCTCATCTTGAGTCACTTGATCTGCGGGATTGTTTCAATCTTAATCTGGGAGGAGATTTGGAAATAAGATGTtctaaacaaattaaaagacTGCAGCTTCCAGATGATTGTCCTGATGATGATTCTGAATCAACTGAGTCTTTTGGAGCATATGATCGTGAAGCGAGCGACTTTGACTTTTGGTCAGGTCACGACATTACTTCCGATTCTGATACCGAATATGATGACTATGACGTCGATGATGACTACGAATTCTCAATTGGAAAAGCTAAAGGTCAATTTTTCGACTTCTATTTGAAATAG